The following coding sequences lie in one Acidimicrobiales bacterium genomic window:
- the rimM gene encoding ribosome maturation factor RimM (Essential for efficient processing of 16S rRNA), translated as MGRRLELGRIGRPHGLSGEVVVHLVSNRPERLEPGARLGVREEPGRDLPTELVVVSARSHRHGHLLRFAGVDDREAAGALTGAVLEGDPIDDPEALFVHELVGAEVVDLAGEVRGRVTALEANPASDLLVVDDRYLVPLRFVVARTGGRVVVEVPEGLFE; from the coding sequence GTGGGCCGCCGCCTCGAGCTCGGCCGGATCGGCAGGCCGCACGGCCTGTCGGGCGAGGTCGTCGTCCACCTCGTCTCGAACCGCCCCGAACGGCTCGAGCCGGGGGCGCGCCTCGGCGTGCGGGAGGAGCCGGGCCGTGACCTCCCGACAGAGCTCGTCGTCGTCTCGGCGCGCTCGCACCGGCACGGGCACCTGCTCCGCTTCGCCGGGGTGGACGACCGCGAGGCGGCGGGCGCGCTGACCGGCGCGGTCCTCGAGGGCGACCCGATCGATGACCCCGAGGCCCTCTTCGTCCACGAGCTCGTCGGCGCAGAGGTCGTCGACCTCGCCGGCGAGGTGCGCGGTCGGGTGACCGCGCTCGAGGCGAACCCGGCGAGCGACCTGCTCGTCGTCGACGACCGCTACCTCGTCCCGCTCCGCTTCGTCGTCGCTCGAACGGGTGGGCGCGTCGTCGTCGAGGTGCCCGAGGGGCTCTTCGAGTGA
- a CDS encoding amidohydrolase/deacetylase family metallohydrolase, protein MLADLLVRGGRVIDPARGVDAPCDVAIAGGRILDVAPSIDPALAARTVAATGCIVAPGLVDLHAHVFAGQDLGVDAGRYGPPAGTTTFVDAGSAGAHLFDAFRRACIEPARGQVLAFLNVSTIGTTSIRLAGECNDLRYCSLDECLRCFERHADVLVGIKVRASADAVGTNGLAPLRIAREAADRLGVPLMVHVAEQPPGIAEVLGQLRAGDILTHCFTGFGNRLVDDAGRPIPEAVAARERGVLFDVGHGARSFDASVAAAMLSHGFGPDTISSDLHAYSADRVTGLPQVLSRFLALGCDVRDLVRLATIAPARAIGRDSLASLRPGSPATMVVLEVVREPCSWEDAWGHVLHGAARLEVRMTLDRGVPTYLSLPARSG, encoded by the coding sequence GTGCTCGCTGACCTCCTCGTCCGCGGTGGCCGGGTCATCGATCCCGCACGCGGCGTCGACGCGCCGTGCGACGTCGCGATCGCCGGCGGCAGAATCCTCGACGTCGCGCCCTCCATCGACCCTGCTCTGGCGGCGCGCACCGTCGCCGCGACGGGGTGCATCGTCGCGCCGGGCCTGGTCGATCTCCATGCCCACGTCTTCGCGGGCCAGGACCTGGGCGTCGACGCCGGCCGCTACGGTCCGCCCGCGGGCACGACCACCTTCGTCGACGCTGGGAGCGCAGGAGCGCACCTCTTCGACGCCTTCCGTCGCGCCTGCATCGAGCCGGCACGCGGTCAGGTTCTCGCCTTCCTCAACGTCTCGACGATCGGGACGACGAGCATCCGTCTGGCCGGGGAGTGCAACGACCTGCGCTACTGCTCGCTCGACGAGTGCCTCCGCTGCTTCGAGCGCCACGCCGACGTGCTCGTCGGCATCAAGGTCAGGGCGTCGGCGGACGCGGTCGGAACCAACGGGCTGGCACCGCTGCGCATCGCTCGGGAGGCCGCGGATCGCCTCGGTGTGCCGCTCATGGTGCACGTCGCCGAGCAGCCTCCGGGTATCGCCGAGGTCCTCGGCCAGCTGCGGGCCGGCGACATCCTCACGCACTGCTTCACGGGGTTCGGCAACCGCCTCGTCGACGACGCGGGCCGGCCGATCCCGGAGGCCGTTGCGGCCCGAGAGCGCGGCGTGCTCTTCGACGTCGGCCACGGCGCGCGATCCTTCGACGCGTCGGTCGCGGCGGCGATGCTCTCGCACGGCTTCGGGCCGGACACGATCAGCTCGGACCTCCATGCGTACAGCGCGGACCGCGTCACGGGCCTCCCGCAGGTGCTCTCACGGTTCCTGGCGCTCGGCTGCGACGTGCGCGACCTCGTCCGCCTCGCGACGATCGCGCCGGCGCGCGCCATCGGTCGGGACAGCCTCGCGTCGCTCAGGCCCGGCTCCCCCGCGACGATGGTCGTGCTCGAGGTGGTCCGGGAGCCCTGCTCGTGGGAGGACGCCTGGGGCCACGTGCTGCACGGGGCGGCGCGCCTCGAGGTCCGGATGACCTTGGACCGCGGCGTCCCCACCTACCTGAGCCTCCCGGCGCGAAGCGGGTAG
- a CDS encoding substrate-binding domain-containing protein produces the protein MKLHSVHRFRTPVALVAAGLVAAGLAAGSAAAGATVRSRHAGSSQPATLGTFQTSGNASTWVVWNRSRCRFVPTRKHPRRYLAVLRKQPKRLLLGYGTQNENSQFLNIMNLNIQNTAERAGFAFHMVNYQYPSEPDAIAAAESLALEHPAVVISYNVDTTIDGQLNSTFRCTPVIKISTPSTSVNTVEFGADNAAIGHAEGVWLAQYAKKHGWKASGTEAFGVVIPALAAINERVTDCFATLRKLMPGLQTSAEAITSSTTPLTESAAASWLTAHPSVQHVLGCSISDINGVGYNEALETAGRATGSAIVGVGVESIGLAAMGPGSAFKASVNIGYATAGRILVPMAEDILAGRPVPTEVFSLTRVYSRGS, from the coding sequence ATGAAGCTGCATTCGGTCCACCGTTTCCGGACACCGGTCGCGCTCGTGGCCGCCGGTCTCGTGGCCGCCGGCCTTGCGGCGGGCTCGGCCGCGGCGGGCGCCACCGTCCGCTCGCGCCACGCCGGCTCCTCCCAGCCGGCGACGCTCGGCACCTTCCAGACGAGCGGCAACGCCTCGACCTGGGTCGTCTGGAACCGCTCGCGCTGTCGGTTCGTGCCGACGAGGAAGCACCCGCGTCGCTACCTCGCCGTCCTGCGCAAGCAGCCCAAGCGGCTCCTCCTCGGCTACGGCACGCAGAACGAGAACAGCCAGTTCCTCAACATCATGAACCTGAACATCCAGAACACCGCCGAGCGCGCCGGCTTCGCCTTCCACATGGTGAACTACCAGTACCCGAGCGAGCCGGACGCGATCGCGGCCGCGGAGTCCCTCGCGCTCGAGCACCCGGCGGTCGTCATCAGCTACAACGTGGACACGACGATCGATGGTCAGCTGAACTCGACCTTCAGGTGCACACCGGTCATCAAGATCTCGACGCCGTCGACGTCTGTGAACACGGTCGAGTTCGGCGCCGACAACGCTGCCATCGGCCACGCCGAGGGGGTGTGGCTGGCGCAGTACGCGAAGAAGCACGGCTGGAAGGCCTCGGGCACCGAGGCGTTCGGCGTCGTCATCCCCGCCCTCGCGGCGATCAACGAGCGCGTCACCGACTGCTTCGCCACGCTGAGGAAGCTGATGCCAGGACTGCAGACCTCCGCCGAGGCGATCACGTCGAGCACGACCCCGCTCACCGAGTCGGCCGCGGCGTCGTGGCTGACTGCCCACCCCTCGGTCCAGCACGTCCTCGGCTGCTCGATCTCCGATATCAACGGCGTCGGCTACAACGAGGCGCTCGAGACCGCCGGGCGCGCCACTGGGTCGGCGATCGTCGGCGTCGGCGTCGAGTCCATCGGTCTCGCGGCGATGGGTCCGGGGAGCGCCTTCAAGGCCTCGGTCAACATCGGCTACGCCACCGCCGGTAGGATCCTCGTCCCGATGGCCGAGGACATCCTCGCGGGTCGCCCCGTCCCGACCGAGGTGTTCTCGCTCACGCGGGTCTACAGCCGCGGCAGCTGA
- a CDS encoding ATP-binding cassette domain-containing protein, whose product MTASDHTAPAGAVGALGDADGQVVFEARGLSKRYGPVEACRDVSLQVARGELLAIVGDNGAGKSTVAKILTGALKPDSGELFLFGKPVSFTDPLEARLAGVEAVYQELALAPNLDVVENLFLGREMVRPAFHLPFLRRLADREMTELARRQLRDLQIRIPRLRGVPVGRMSGGQRQTIAIARAIFWASQVLVMDEPTAALGVKEAGAVLGLVREAVARGIAVVMISHVMSHVVDLADHVVVMRHGVKVDDLRRGEFDTERLVRSIVGA is encoded by the coding sequence ATGACGGCGAGCGACCACACCGCGCCCGCCGGCGCCGTCGGTGCCCTCGGGGATGCCGACGGCCAGGTCGTGTTCGAGGCTCGAGGCCTGTCCAAGCGCTACGGACCCGTCGAGGCGTGCCGCGACGTCTCCCTGCAGGTCGCTCGCGGCGAGCTCCTCGCCATCGTCGGCGACAACGGGGCCGGGAAGTCCACGGTCGCCAAGATCCTCACCGGCGCCCTCAAGCCCGACAGCGGGGAGCTGTTCCTCTTCGGCAAGCCGGTGTCCTTCACCGATCCCCTCGAGGCGCGGCTGGCCGGCGTCGAGGCCGTCTACCAGGAGCTCGCCCTCGCCCCGAACCTCGACGTCGTCGAGAACCTCTTCCTCGGCCGCGAGATGGTGCGCCCGGCCTTCCACCTGCCCTTCCTGCGGCGCCTCGCCGACCGGGAGATGACCGAGCTCGCCCGGCGGCAGCTGCGCGACCTGCAGATCCGCATCCCGCGCCTGCGCGGGGTTCCCGTCGGGCGCATGTCCGGCGGACAGCGCCAGACGATCGCCATCGCCCGCGCCATCTTCTGGGCGAGCCAGGTGCTCGTGATGGACGAGCCGACCGCCGCGCTCGGCGTGAAGGAGGCGGGCGCGGTGCTCGGCCTGGTGAGAGAGGCGGTCGCCCGCGGCATCGCGGTCGTCATGATCAGCCACGTCATGAGCCACGTCGTCGACCTCGCCGATCACGTCGTCGTGATGCGCCACGGGGTCAAGGTCGACGACCTGCGGCGGGGAGAGTTCGACACGGAACGGCTCGTCCGCTCCATCGTCGGCGCGTGA
- a CDS encoding ABC transporter permease: MTVQAPVGLPEPSAAAAEDAEAPQPLLRRTVGLLYHANWAGLLVAIVAVCVAFSLLSPYFATAGNVANIVRAQAYIGICASITTIVLIAGGIDLSIGANMSLSTVIAAQLMSQYHLAWWAAIAITLAVGLGIGLVNGLVIVRIGINALIATIATQFLLYGASYLAGGGAAGDILITNRTFVEFGRGMVLHVPVPGILVIVSFLVTGWILSRTRFGLQVRAIGGTPNGSAARLAGVNVARQRLIVYVLSGLFSAISGIVLAGYTGSGNSQEAFGVELTVIAAVIIGGTALGGGSGSVFGSFLGVVLLGVVLDGLLLENVPISWQYVTQGGALLVAVVVDEYRRRSQQSTFV; encoded by the coding sequence ATGACGGTCCAAGCTCCCGTCGGTCTGCCGGAGCCGAGCGCAGCAGCGGCTGAGGACGCCGAAGCTCCTCAGCCGCTGCTGCGGCGAACCGTCGGCCTCCTCTACCACGCCAACTGGGCGGGGCTCCTCGTCGCGATCGTCGCCGTCTGCGTTGCCTTCTCCCTGCTCAGCCCCTACTTCGCCACCGCAGGCAACGTCGCGAACATCGTGCGTGCCCAGGCCTACATCGGCATCTGCGCCTCGATCACCACGATCGTGCTGATCGCGGGCGGTATCGATCTGTCGATCGGCGCCAACATGTCGCTGAGCACGGTCATCGCGGCGCAGCTGATGTCCCAGTACCACCTCGCCTGGTGGGCCGCGATCGCCATCACCCTGGCGGTCGGGCTCGGCATCGGCTTGGTCAACGGGTTGGTCATCGTGCGTATCGGCATCAACGCGCTCATCGCCACGATCGCGACCCAGTTCCTGCTCTACGGGGCGTCCTACCTCGCCGGCGGCGGCGCGGCAGGCGACATCCTGATCACGAACCGAACCTTCGTCGAGTTCGGTCGCGGCATGGTCCTGCACGTGCCCGTCCCGGGGATCCTCGTCATCGTCTCGTTCCTCGTCACCGGCTGGATCCTCTCTCGTACTCGCTTCGGCCTGCAGGTGAGGGCGATCGGCGGCACGCCGAACGGGTCCGCGGCGCGCCTCGCTGGCGTCAACGTGGCCCGCCAGCGGCTCATCGTGTACGTGCTGAGCGGGCTGTTCTCCGCGATCAGCGGCATCGTCCTCGCTGGCTACACCGGCTCGGGCAACTCGCAGGAAGCCTTCGGCGTCGAGCTCACGGTCATCGCCGCGGTCATCATCGGCGGCACCGCGCTCGGCGGTGGGTCCGGCTCGGTCTTCGGCTCCTTCCTCGGCGTGGTCCTGCTCGGCGTCGTCCTGGACGGCCTCCTGCTCGAGAACGTGCCGATCTCCTGGCAGTACGTGACGCAGGGGGGGGCGCTCCTCGTGGCGGTGGTCGTCGACGAGTACCGTCGTCGTAGCCAGCAGTCGACCTTCGTATGA